A part of Aegilops tauschii subsp. strangulata cultivar AL8/78 chromosome 2, Aet v6.0, whole genome shotgun sequence genomic DNA contains:
- the LOC109776563 gene encoding uncharacterized protein — protein MPPPPQSIAGKVGRFFSFAAARDRCFSRRFQAAGLRPVSIQLPDSAHPVSVQLPDSADPVTTVHMWVPARPPRNPLVLLHGFGASATWQWYPYLRPLIAAGFDPIVPDLVFFGNSTTRLPDRSDTFQARSIKTALEAIGVTKFGLVGVSYGGFVGYRMAAMYPDAVERVTLVCAGVCLEEKDLAEGLFPVAGVDEAAALLVPRRPEEVRRLVRLTFVRPPIIMPSCFLWDYIKVMGSDHIEEKTELLHALISGRQISTLPKLRQKTLIVWGEQDKVFPMELAHRLKRHLDGNSRLAVIHNAGHAVNLEKPTDVCKSIIEFFQEPIPEASNDERV, from the exons ATGCCTCCCCCACCGCAGTCCATCGCCGGCAAGGTCGGCCGCTTCTTCAGCTTCGCGGCGGCGCGGGACCGCTGCTTCAGCCGCCGGTTCCAAGCCGCCGGCCTCCGCCCGGTCTCCATCCAGCTCCCCGACTCGGCGCACCCGGTCTCCGTCCAGCTCCCCGACTCGGCGGACCCCGTCACCACCGTCCACATGTGGGTCCCCGCCAGGCCGCCACGCAACCCCCTGGTCCTCCTCCACGGCTTCGGCGCCTCCGCCACGTGGCAGTGGTACCCCTACCTCCGCCCCCTCATCGCCGCCGGCTTCGACCCCATCGTCCCCGACCTCGTCTTCTTCGGCAACTCCACCACCCGCCTCCCCGATCGCTCCGACACATTCCAG GCGCGGTCGATCAAAACGGCGCTGGAAGCCATCGGGGTGACCAAGTTTGGGCTGGTTGGGGTGAGCTATGGAGGGTTCGTGGGGTACAGGATGGCAGCGATGTACCCGGACGCCGTGGAGAGGGTGACTCTGGTGTGCGCCGGCGTTTGCCTGGAGGAGAAGGACCTCGCGGAGGGTCTCTTCCCGGTGGCCGGGGTCGACGAAGCGGCAGCGCTGCTGGTGCCACGGCGGCCAGAGGAGGTGCGGCGCCTGGTCAGGCTCACATTCGTGCGACCGCCgatcatcatgccgtcgtgcttcCTTTGGGACTACATTAAG GTGATGGGCTCAGACCATATCGAGGAGAAGACTGAGCTACTACACGCTTTGATTAGTGGGAGGCAAATTTCGACTCTTCCAAAACTACGTCAG AAGACGCTGATAGTTTGGGGGGAGCAAGATAAGGTGTTCCCGATGGAGTTGGCTCACAGATTGAAGAG GCATCTTGATGGGAACTCTCGGTTGGCAGTCATACACAACGCTGGGCACGCAGTCAATCTCGAGAAGCCTACAGATGTGTGCAAGAGCATCATCGAGTTTTTCCAAGAGCCAATCCCCGAAGCTTCAAACGACGAAAGG GTGTAG
- the LOC109776564 gene encoding uncharacterized protein, producing the protein MGEPPPKLRAAAATSWPELLAPFDLSRLRSTLSSRPLTPHRLGRLLALPLSPATSLLLLQWYAASHPVLSSHPLRPLLAAADADPERALSLLESLPSSRHPPLRETLLIPLLRSLPPGRALHLLDQLPSRFAVSPSFRSYNTVLAALARANCHADVLALYRRMVHRDRIPPSTFTFGVAARALCRLGRADEALAMLRSMARHGCVPDVVLYQTVIHALCEQGEVAEATTLLDEMFLMGCSADVNTFNDIVHGLCMLGRLRDAARLVDRMMIRGCVPNTMTYGFLIQGLCRARQVDEARTMLGRVPELNVVLFNTVIGGCLLDGKLTEATELYEIMGSKGCPPDAHTYSILIHGLCKLGRLGSAMRLLREMEDKGCAPNLVTYTILLHAFCRNGMWDDMRATLKVMLANGLSLNSQGYNGMIYAVCKEGRMDDAMSLVQEMKSEGCKPDICTYNTIIYHLCNNGQIEEAVYLFENLVDEGVVANRITYNTLIHALLCKGSLQDAIRLANEMVLHGCSLDVVSYNGLIKALCRDGNVDRSMVLLAEMIEKGIKPNNISYNLLISELCKTRRVRDALELSKEMLNQGLTPDIVTYNTLINGLCKMGWMHAALNLLEKLHSENVHADTITYNILISWHCKARLLDDANMLLNRSVTVGITPNERTWGIMVQNFVRQPLNFLSDEVEGH; encoded by the coding sequence ATGGGGGAACCCCCGCCCAAGCTCCGGGCAGCCGCCGCGACGTCGTGGCCGGAGCTGCTCGCGCCATTCGACCTCTCTCGCCTCCGATCCACGCTCTCCTCCCGCCCGCTCACCCCGCACCGTCTCGGGCGCCTCCTCGCGCTGCCGCTGTCCCCGGccacctccctcctcctcctccagtgGTACGCCGCCTCCCACCCCGTCCTCTCGTCGCACCCCCTCCGCcccttgctcgccgccgccgacgcaGACCCAGAGCGCGCGCTCTCCCTCCTTGAATCCCTCCCCTCCTCCCGCCACCCCCCTCTCCGGGAGACCCTCCTCATACCGCTCCTGCGCTCCTTGCCCCCTGGCCGCGCCCTCCACCTGCTCGACCAGTTGCCCAGCCGCTTCGCCGTCTCGCCGTCCTTCCGCTCGTACAACACCGTCCTCGCGGCACTGGCCAGGGCGAACTGCCACGCCGATGTGCTCGCGCTCTACCGCCGTATGGTCCACCGGGACCGCATCCCGCCCTCCACCTTTACCTTCGGTGTCGCTGCGCGCGCGCTCTGCCGCCTCGGACGTGCTGATGAGGCGCTCGCGATGCTCCGCAGCATGGCGCGGCATGGGTGTGTGCCCGATGTGGTGCTCTATCAGACGGTCATCCACGCCCTGTGTGAGCAGGGTGAGGTCGCCGAGGCTACCACGCTCCTTGATGAGATGTTCCTCATGGGGTGCTCTGCTGATGTCAACACGTTCAATGACATTGTGCACGGGCTATGCATGCTTGGGCGTCTCCGCGATGCTGCGAGGCTTGTGGACAGGATGATGATAAGAGGCTGCGTGCCAAACACCATGACATACGGGTTCCTTATCCAGGGCCTGTGCCGAGCAAGGCAGGTGGATGAGGCACGCACAATGCTCGGGAGGGTGCCGGAGTTGAATGTCGTGTTATTTAACACGGTGATTGGCGGATGTCTTTTGGATGGGAAGCTAACAGAGGCGACGGAGCTGTATGAGATAATGGGATCAAAAGGCTGCCCACCAGATGCACACACTTACAGTATATTGATACATGGGCTTTGCAAGCTTGGGAGGCTTGGTTCGGCCATGCGGTTGCTTAGAGAGATGGAGGATAAGGGTTGTGCTCCAAACTTAGTGACCTACACGATCTTGCTGCATGCTTTTTGCAGGAATGGCATGTGGGATGACATGAGAGCAACGCTGAAGGTAATGTTGGCAAATGGCTTGAGTCTGAATTCTCAAGGATACAATGGAATGATTTATGCTGTATGTAAGGAAGGCAGGATGGATGACGCGATGTCACTCGTGCAAGAGATGAAGAGTGAAGGCTGCAAGCCTGATATCTGCACGTATAATACAATAATTTATCATCTCTGCAACAATGGCCAGATCGAGGAGGCCGTGTATCTATTTGAAAATTTGGTTGACGAGGGTGTTGTTGCGAATAGAATAACTTATAATACACTCATTCATGCACTGTTGTGCAAAGGAAGTTTGCAGGATGCCATACGCCTTGCAAATGAAATGGTACTTCATGGTTGTTCGCTTGATGTTGTTAGCTACAATGGTCTGATTAAAGCCCTGTGCAGAGATGGGAATGTTGATCGGAGCATGGTGTTGCTCGCAGAAATGATAGAAAAGGGAATTAAGCCAAATAACATTTCATACAACCTCTTGATTAGTGAGCTCTGCAAGACAAGAAGGGTGCGTGATGCACTAGAGCTCTCAAAGGAGATGTTAAACCAAGGGCTTACTCCTGACATTGTCACATACAACACACTCATAAATGGATTGTGCAAAATGGGATGGATGCATGCTGCGCTGAATCTCCTAGAGAAGTTACATTCTGAAAATGTGCATGCAGATACTATTACATACAATATCCTCATTAGTTGGCACTGCAAAGCGAGATTGCTTGATGACGCTAATATGCTTCTAAACAGATCAGTGACTGTTGGGATAACACCTAACGAGCGCACTTGGGGAATTATGGTGCAAAATTTTGTTAGACAGCCACTCAATTTTTTATCCGATGAGGTTGAAGGGCATTAA